The Impatiens glandulifera chromosome 3, dImpGla2.1, whole genome shotgun sequence genome contains a region encoding:
- the LOC124929320 gene encoding DNA replication licensing factor MCM4 produces MASDSSPPNTRNGGPSSPDDSMSSPIGNTFSSPGNPTRGRRTRRSSTYATPSPSQTRFRAQDQTTPTASASRGRRGRRRDPEISTPVAATPSFTDDIPPSSEGGEGDQAEESPPMFVWGTNISVQDVNSAIVRFLRHFRENTSVTDGKYMRAIHEVIEIQGDSLEVDAHDVFDYDSDLYTKMVRYPLEVLAIFDIVLMDIVSRISPMFEKHIQARIFNLKSSTSMRNLNPSDIEKMVSLKGMVIRCSSIIPEIREALFRCLVCGFFSDPIVVDRGRINEPTICGKQECLAKNSMALVHNRCRFADKQIMRLQETPDEIPDGGTPHTVSLLMHDKLVDTGKPGDRIEVTGIYRAMSVRLGPIHRTVKSLFKTYIDCLHIKKTDNSRMHTDDPMDVDKMSSGKGNETISEEESTPSSTFLSASKIEQLKELSKLPDIYERLTRSLAPNIWELEDVKKGLLCQLFGGNALTLNSGASFRGDINVLLVGDPGTSKSQLLQYIHKLSPRGIYTSGRGSSAVGLTAYVAKDPETGETVLESGALVLSDKGICCIDEFDKMSENARSMLHEVMEQQTVSIAKAGIIASLNARTSVLACANPSGSRYNPRLSVIDNIHLPPTLLTRFDLIYLILDKADEQTDRRLAKHIVALHFEDTETAQSDVLDISTLTAYVSYARNNIHPELSDEAAEELTRGYVEMRRRGNFPGSSKKVITATPRQLESLIRLSEALARIRFSEKVEKNDVLEAFRLLDVALQQSATDHSTGTIDMDLITTGISASERMKRENVLLATRNLIMDKLQIGGNTARLSELLEELKNQNSGTEYHIGDIRNAIATLATEGLVVARGDTVKRI; encoded by the exons ATGGCGTCCGATTCTTCTCCCCCAAATACCCGCAATGGTG GACCTTCATCTCCCGACGATTCAATGTCTAGTCCGATTGGAAATACGTTCTCATCTCCCGGAAACCCTACTCGCGGGAGAAGAACTCGTCGTTCATCAACATACGCGACTCCATCTCCGTCTCAAACTCGATTCCGCGCTCAAGATCAGACTACTCCAACAGCATCCGCATCTCGTGGAAGACGAGGTAGAAGACGAGATCCAGAAATTTCTACACCTGTTGCTGCTACACCTTCGTTCACAGATGATATTCCTCCGTCATCGGAAGGTGGAGAAGGCGACCAAGCTGAAGAATCACCGCCAATGTTTGTATGGGGGACGAATATTAGCGTGCAGGATGTTAATTCCGCTATTGTACGATTTCTTAGGCATTTCCGTGAAAATACATCGGTAACAGACGGGAAGTACATGAGGGCTATTCATGAAGTGATTGAAATTCAAGGTGATTCACTTGAAGTTGATGCACATGATGTATTTGACTATGATTCTGACTTGTATACGAAGATGGTCCGATATCCGCTTGAAGTTCTTGCCATCTTTGATATTGTATTGATGGATATTGTAAGTAGAATCAGCCCTATGTTTGAAAAGCACATTCAAGCTAGGATATTCAACCTTAAAAGTTCAACATCCATGAGAAATCTCAACCCTTCTG ATATTGAGAAGATGGTTTCCCTCAAAGGAATGGTAATTCGGTGCAGTTCGATCATACCTGAAATCAGAGAAGCATTGTTTAGATGCCTTGTATGTGGATTCTTCTCTGACCCTATTGTTGTAGATCGAG gCCGTATTAATGAGCCTACAATATGTGGGAAACAAGAATGTCTTGCCAAGAACTCTATGGCCCTAGTTCATAATCGCTGCAG ATTTGCAGATAAGCAAATAATGAGGTTGCAGGAGACACCAGATGAGATTCCTGATGGAGGGACGCCACATACAGTGAGCTTGTTGATGCATGATAAACTGGTTGATACTGGCAAACCTGGTGATAGGATAGAG GTTACTGGGATTTATAGAGCCATGAGTGTACGACTTGGGCCAATTCATAGAACAGTGAAATCTCTCTTCAAG ACTTACATAGATTGTCTTCATATAAAGAAGACTGACAACTCAAGAATGCATACGGATGATCCAATGGATGTTGACAAAATGTCAAGTGGAAAGGGAAATGAAACTATTTCTGAAGAGGAGTCAACACCTTCAAGTACTTTCTTGTCTGCTTCAAAGATTGAACAGCTTAAAGAACTTTCAAAGCTGCCGGATATATATGAAAGACTGACTAGGTCTTTGGCACCAAACATTTGGGAGTTGGAAGATGTAAAGAAGGGTCTTCTTTGCCAG CTTTTTGGTGGAAATGCGCTGACGCTAAATTCTGGTGCTAGCTTCCGTGGTGACATTAATGTTCTTCTTGTTGGTGATCCTGGTACTAGTAAATCGCAGCTTCTTCAATACATACACAAACTATCTCCTCGTGGCATCTACACAAGTGGGAGAGGAAGTTCTGCTGTTGGATTGACTGCTTATGTAGCCAAAGATCCTGAAACTGGAGAAACA GTTTTGGAGAGTGGAGCTTTGGTTCTGAGTGACAAAGGAATTTGTTGTATTgatgaatttgataaaatgtctGAAAATGCAAGGAGTATGTTGCATGAG GTGATGGAGCAGCAAACTGTTTCTATAGCAAAAGCTGGTATAATTGCATCTTTGAATGCCAGAACTTCAGTATTGGCTTGTGCAAACCCTAGTGGATCTCGTTATAATCCTCGTTTATCAGTTATAGACAACATTCACCTGCCTCCCACACTCTTGACCAG GTTCGATTTAATCTACTTAATTCTGGACAAGGCCGATGAGCAGACAGACAGGCGTCTTGCAAAACACATTGTTGCCTTGCACTTTGAAGATACAGAg ACAGCACAAAGTGATGTATTGGACATCTCAACATTGACTGCTTATGTGAGCTATGCTAGAAACAACATTCATCCAGAGCTGTCTGATGAAGCTGCAGAAGAATTGACAAGAGGTTATGTAGAGATGAGAAGAAGAGGAAACTTCCCTGGCAGTAGTAAAAAG GTGATAACTGCGACACCCAGGCAACTTGAGAGTCTAATAAGGTTAAGTGAAGCCCTTGCAAGAATCCGTTTCTCAGAAAag GTTGAGAAAAATGATGTATTAGAGGCTTTTAGGCTTTTGGATGTAGCACTTCAACAATCTGCAACAGATCACTCCACtg GAACAATTGATATGGACCTGATCACAACTGGGATATCAGCAAGTGAAAGGATGAAAAGGGAAAATGTATTATTGGCAACTCGAAATTTGATAATGGACAAGTTGCAGATTGGGGGAAACACGGCTCGTTTGTCGGAG TTACTTGAAGAATTGAAGAATCAGAATTCTGGTACTGAATACCATATTGGAGAT ATTCGGAACGCAATTGCTACGTTGGCAACCGAGGGATTAGTCGTTGCGCGAGGCGATACAGTAAAAAGGATATGA
- the LOC124929517 gene encoding purple acid phosphatase 2-like produces the protein MGRVFPQLYVVCFCTLFLMNVAVLFCNGGETSSFVRKTHKSVDMPFDSDVFRIPLGYNAPQQVHITQGDHNGKAMIVSWVTESEPGSSIVLYWKHHNHAKHGILKAKGKYITYSYFNYTSRFIHHCTLTDLQYDTKYYYMLGKGFTKRTFWFTTPPKVGPDVPYTFGLIGDLGQTFDSNITLTHYEHNPIKGQTLLYVGDLSYADHYPNHDNNRWDSWARFVERSVAYQPWIWTAGNHEIDFEPSIGETKPFKPFTHRYHTPYKASGSTEPLWYSIKRASAHIIVLSSYSAYGTYTPQYNWLEEELPKVNRSETPWLIVLVHSPLYNSYNYHYMEGESMRVMFEPWFVKYKVDIVFSGHVHAYERSERVSNVAYKIINGHCKPVKDLSAPVYITIGDGGNIEGLATSMTEPQPHYSAFREASFGHAMFDIKNKTHAYYSWHRNQDGYSVEADKVWFTNRVWHPIDDSTSNIDH, from the exons ATGGGTCGTGTTTTTCCTCAATTAtatgttgtttgtttttgtaCTCTGTTTCTAATGAATGTTGCAGTCTTGTTTTGCAATGGAGGAGAAACAAGCAGTTTCGTTAGGAAGACACACAAATCGGTCGATATGCCGTTTGATAGTGATGTCTTTCGCATCCCTCTTGGTTATAACGCCCCACAACAG GTACATATAACACAAGGAGATCACAATGGGAAAGCAATGATTGTGTCATGGGTGACTGAATCTGAACCCGGTTCAAGTATTGTTCTATATTGGAAACACCATAATCATGCCAAACATGGAATTTTAAAGGCCAAAGGCAAATATATTACTTATAGTTACTTCAACTATACTTCTCGATTCATCCATCACTGCACCCTTACGGATTTACAG TATGATACAAAATACTACTATATGCTTGGAAAAGGATTTACAAAAAGAACATTTTGGTTCACAACTCCTCCTAAAGTTGGCCCAGATGTTCCATACACATTTGGTCTTATTG GGGATCTTGGTCAGACATTCGATTCGAACATAACGCTAACACATTACGAACATAACCCGATAAAGGGACAAACTTTACTATATGTTGGAGACTTAAGTTATGCAGATCATTATCCAAATCATGATAATAATAGATGGGATTCATGGGCAAGGTTTGTTGAGAGAAGTGTTGCATATCAGCCATGGATATGGACTGCAGGAAATCATGAAATTGATTTTGAACCCAGCATT GGTGAAACTAAACCATTTAAGCCTTTCACTCATCGATATCACACTCCTTATAAAGCTTCAGGCAGTACTGAACCATTATGGTATTCTATCAAGAGAGCTTCAGCTCATATCATTGTGTTGTCTTCTTATTCAGCATATG GGACATATACTCCACAATATAACTGGCTAGAAGAAGAGCTTCCAAAAGTGAACAGAAGTGAAACTCCATGGTTGATTGTTTTGGTTCATTCTCCATTGTACAACAGCTACAACTATCATTACATGGAGGGTGAAAGCATGAGAGTAATGTTCGAGCCTTGGTTCGTTAAATATAAAGTCGATATTGTTTTCTCGGGACATGTTCACGCTTATGAGCGATCG GAGCGTGTTTCGAACGTGGCTTATAAGATAATCAACGGTCACTGCAAGCCTGTGAAAGACTTGTCTGCTCCGGTATACATCACTATTGGTGATGGTGGAAACATAGAAGGATTGGCTACTAG CATGACTGAGCCGCAACCGCATTATTCAGCTTTTCGTGAGGCTAGCTTTGGCCATGCAATGTTTGATATCAAGAACAAGACGCATGCTTATTATAGTTGGCATAGAAATCAAGACGGCTATTCAGTCGAAGCTGACAAAGTGTGGTTTACCAATCGGGTCTGGCATCCAATCGACGACTCTACGAGCAATATTGATCATTGA